A stretch of DNA from Micromonospora sp. WMMD1155:
GTTCAACAGCAACGTCGACTGGTACGGCGACTCGAACGTCAACATCTGGGCGGTCCTGGTCGCCTCCGGCTGGCGGCACGTCGGGTACATCATGCTGCTCTACCTGGCCGGGCTGAAGGGTGTCGACCCGTCGCTGCGGGAGGCCGCGGCGGTCGACGGCGCCTCCGAGGCCCGCACGTTCTTCCGGGTGGTCTTCCCGGTGCTCCGGCCGATCAACATCATCGTGCTGGTGGTGACCGTGATCGAGTCGCTGCGTGCGTTCGACCTGGTCTGGGTGGTCAACAAGGGGCGCAACGGATTGGAGCTGCTCTCCGCGCTGGTCACCCAGAACGTGGTGGGTGAGGCCAGCCGGATCGGGTTCGGCTCGGCACTGGCGACGATCATGCTGGTCGTCTCGCTGGTCTTCATCACCATCTACCTGGCGACCGTGATGAGGGAGAACCGGGAATGAGCGTCGACACTCCGGCCCGGCGCCGCAAGCTCACCCCGCCACGGCTACTGCTGCACGGTTTCCTCATCGCCGTCTCGCTGGCCTGGCTCTTCCCGATCGCCTGGGCGGTCCTGACCTCGCTGCGCTCGTACGACTACACCGCCGCCAACGGTTACGTGTCGTTCGGCGGCTGGACGGTCGACAACTACGTCACCGCCTGGCGGACGGCGGAGTTCGGCCAGCACTTCCTCAACTCGCTGTACATCACCCTCCCGGCGGTGCTGCTGACCCTCTTCCTCGCGTCCTGTGTGGCGTTCGTGATCGCCCGGTTCAGTTGGAAGCTCAACATCGTCCTGCTCGGGGTGTTCACGGCGGCCAACCTGCTGCCCCAACAGGCGTTGCTCATCCCGCTGTTCCGGTTGTTCACCGAGGTGCCGCTGCCGGAGTTCATGAGTGACTCGGAGTTGCTCTACGACAGTTACTGGGGCCTGATCCTGATCAACGTCGCATTCCAGTGCGGGTTCTGCGTCTTCGTGCTCAGCAACTACATGAAGGCGCTCCCCCGGGACCTGTACGAGGCGGCGATGGTCGACGGGGCGAGCATCTGGCGGCAGTACTGGCAGGTGACCATGCCGCTGTGCCGACCGGCGCTGGCCGCGCTGGCGACCCTTGAGGTGACCTGGATCTACAACGAGTTCTTCTGGGCCACCGTCCTGATGCGTACCGGCGACAAGTTCCCGGTGACCAGCTCGCTGAACAACCTGCGAGGCGAGTTCTTCACCGACAACAACCTGGTCTCGGCGGGCAGCGTCCTCGTCGCGATCCCCACGCTCGTGATCTTCTTCATGCTCCAGCGGCACTTCGTTCGGGGCCTGACCTTGGGAGCCTCAAAGGGATGACGATCCTGCACGTGCGCCGCGCGCGGACCAGCCTGGTGCTCGACGCGCGCGGCCCGGGGCTGCCCCGGGTCGTGCACTGGGGCGGCGACGTCGGCGACCTCGACGACGACGGCCTGCGCCAGCTCACCGACGCGACGGTACCGCCGGTGGTGCCGAGTAGCTTCGACGAACCGCCCGTGCTGTCGCTGCTGCCGGAGGCGAGCGCCGGCTGGAGCGGTCGCCCAGGGCTGGCCGGGCACCGCGACGGACGGGACTGGTCCACCGCGTTCCGTCGCGACGGGTTGGACGTCGACCAGGCCGCCGACGGCGCGGCTCGGGTGACGGTGCGGGCGACGGACCCGGAGGCCGGGCTGGCGTTGACCATCGAGGTCACGCTCGACCCGTACGGTCTGCTGACCGTTCGGCACCGGTTGCGCAACGACGGCGACAGCGCGTACGAGCTGCGGGAGCTGACCCCGGTGTTACCGGTGCCGGCGGTCGCCACCGAACTGCTCGACCTGACCGGCCGGTGGTGCCGGGAACGGTCCCCGCAGCGGCACCCGTGGCAGCACGGCGCCTGGGTCCGCGAGGGACGGCACGGGCGCACCGGGCACGACGCCACGCTGCTGCTGGTGGCCGGCACCGCCGGGTTCGGCTTCGGCCACGGGGAGGTGTGGGCGGTGCACACGGCGTGGAGCGGCGACCACGTCACCGTCGCCGAGCGCCGGCCCACCGGCGAGTCGACACTCGGGGGCGGCGAGCTGCTGGCCCCCGGTGAGATCCGGCTCGGCCCCGGCGAGTCGTACGAGACCCCCCTGCTCTACGCGGTCTGGTCCGACACCGGGCTGGACGGGCTCAGCGACGTACTCCACACGCACCTGCGGGCCCGACCCGGGCACCCGCGCTCCCCCCGGCCGGTGACCCTCAACGTCTGGGAGGCGGTCTACTTCGACCACGACCTGGACCGGCTACGGGCCCTCGCCGACCGGGCCGCGCACATCGGCGTGGAACGGTTCGTGCTCGACGACGGGTGGTTCCGCGGTCGGCGCGACGACACCGCGGGCCTCGGCGACTGGTACGTCGACGAGGATGTCTGGCCCGACGGGCTGCAACCGCTGATCGACCACGTGACCGGCCGGGGCCTGCAGTTCGGTCTCTGGGTGGAGCCGGAGATGGTCAACCCCGACTCGGACCTGTTCCGCGCGCACCCGGACTGGCTGTTGGCGGTGCCCGGGCGGCTGCCCCCGGCCTGGCGCAACCAGCAGGTGCTCGACCTGGGCCGCCCCGAGGCGTACACCCATGTGCTGGACCGTCTCGACGCCCTGCTCACCGAACACCCCGGCATCAGGTACCTGAAGTGGGACCAGAACCGGGACCTCACCGAGGCCGGGCACCACGGCCGGCCCGGCGTGCACGCGCAGACCCTGGCCGTCTACCGGCTCCTCGACGACCTACGCAGCCGTCATCCCGACGTGGAGATCGAGAGCTGCTCGTCCGGCGGGGCCCGGGTGGACCTGGCCATCCTGGCCCGCACCGACCGGGTCTGGGCCAGCGACTGCAACGACGCCCTGGAACGGCTCAGCATCCAGCGCTGGACCGGGCTGCTGCTCCCGCCGGAACTCGTCGGCACGCACATCGGCCCGCAGCGCTCACACACCACCAACCGCGTACACGACCTCGGGTTCCGGGCGGCCACCGCGCTCTTCGGCCACCATGGCATCGAGTGGGACATCGCCTCGATCAGCACCGCCGAGCAGACCGAATTGGCCGCCTGGGTGGCGCTGCACAAGCGGCTGCGTCCGCTGCTGCACGGCGGCCGGGCGGTCCGGGTCGACCACCCGGACCCGGCCGTCTGGGCGCACGGCGTGGTCGACGGCGACAAGACCCAGGGGGTGTACGCGGTCTCGCGGCTGGCCACCTCCGCCACGCAGTCTCCGGGCTCGGTCCGACTGCCGGGTCTGGACCCGGAGCGCCGTTACCGGGTACGGCCGGTGTCGGACGTGCCGTTGCCCGCGTCCATCGACCGGTCGGCGCCGACCTGGTTGGCGGACGGTGTCGTCCTGACCGGTGCCGCGTTGGCCCGGGTGGGTTTGCAGATGCCCGCCCTGCA
This window harbors:
- a CDS encoding alpha-galactosidase, yielding MTILHVRRARTSLVLDARGPGLPRVVHWGGDVGDLDDDGLRQLTDATVPPVVPSSFDEPPVLSLLPEASAGWSGRPGLAGHRDGRDWSTAFRRDGLDVDQAADGAARVTVRATDPEAGLALTIEVTLDPYGLLTVRHRLRNDGDSAYELRELTPVLPVPAVATELLDLTGRWCRERSPQRHPWQHGAWVREGRHGRTGHDATLLLVAGTAGFGFGHGEVWAVHTAWSGDHVTVAERRPTGESTLGGGELLAPGEIRLGPGESYETPLLYAVWSDTGLDGLSDVLHTHLRARPGHPRSPRPVTLNVWEAVYFDHDLDRLRALADRAAHIGVERFVLDDGWFRGRRDDTAGLGDWYVDEDVWPDGLQPLIDHVTGRGLQFGLWVEPEMVNPDSDLFRAHPDWLLAVPGRLPPAWRNQQVLDLGRPEAYTHVLDRLDALLTEHPGIRYLKWDQNRDLTEAGHHGRPGVHAQTLAVYRLLDDLRSRHPDVEIESCSSGGARVDLAILARTDRVWASDCNDALERLSIQRWTGLLLPPELVGTHIGPQRSHTTNRVHDLGFRAATALFGHHGIEWDIASISTAEQTELAAWVALHKRLRPLLHGGRAVRVDHPDPAVWAHGVVDGDKTQGVYAVSRLATSATQSPGSVRLPGLDPERRYRVRPVSDVPLPASIDRSAPTWLADGVVLTGAALARVGLQMPALHPEQSLVLEVVAAG
- a CDS encoding carbohydrate ABC transporter permease; protein product: MSVDTPARRRKLTPPRLLLHGFLIAVSLAWLFPIAWAVLTSLRSYDYTAANGYVSFGGWTVDNYVTAWRTAEFGQHFLNSLYITLPAVLLTLFLASCVAFVIARFSWKLNIVLLGVFTAANLLPQQALLIPLFRLFTEVPLPEFMSDSELLYDSYWGLILINVAFQCGFCVFVLSNYMKALPRDLYEAAMVDGASIWRQYWQVTMPLCRPALAALATLEVTWIYNEFFWATVLMRTGDKFPVTSSLNNLRGEFFTDNNLVSAGSVLVAIPTLVIFFMLQRHFVRGLTLGASKG